In Microtus ochrogaster isolate Prairie Vole_2 unplaced genomic scaffold, MicOch1.0 UNK3, whole genome shotgun sequence, the following proteins share a genomic window:
- the Foxa2 gene encoding hepatocyte nuclear factor 3-beta isoform X1 → MHSASSMLGAVKMEGHEPSDWSSYYAEPEGYSSVSNMNAGLGMNGMNTYMSMSAAAMGSGSGNMSAGSMNMSSYVGAGMSPSLAGMSPGAGAMAGMSGSAGAAGVAGMGPHLSPSLSPLGGQAAGAMGGLAPYANMNSMSPMYGQAGLSRARDPKTYRRSYTHAKPPYSYISLITMAIQQSPNKMLTLSEIYQWIMDLFPFYRQNQQRWQNSIRHSLSFNDCFLKVPRSPDKPGKGSFWTLHPDSGNMFENGCYLRRQKRFKCEKQLALKEAAGAGGGGGKKTAAGTQASQAQLGEAAGSASETPAGTESPHSSSSPCQEHKRGGLGELKGTPASALSPPEPAPSPGQQQQAAAHLLGPPHHPGLPPEAHLKPEHHYAFNHPFSINNLMSSEQQHHHSHHHHQPHKMDLKAYEQVMHYPGGYGSPMPGSLAMGPVTNKAGLDASPLAADTSYYQGVYSRPIMNSS, encoded by the exons ATGCACTCGGCTTCCAGTATGCTGGGAGCCGTGAAGATGGAAGGGCACGAGCCATCCGACTGGAGCAGCTACTATGCAGAGCCGGAG GGCTACTCTTCCGTGAGCAACATGAACGCCGGCCTGGGAATGAACGGCATGAACACTTACATGAGCATGTCCGCGGCCGCTATGGGCAGCGGTTCCGGCAACATGAGCGCGGGCTCCATGAACATGTCATCGTATGTGGGCGCTGGAATGAGCCCATCCCTAGCTGGCATGTCTCCGGGCGCGGGCGCCATGGCGGGCATGAGCGGCTCCGCTGGTGCGGCCGGCGTGGCAGGCATGGGACCGCACCTGAGCCCGAGCCTGAGCCCACTTGGGGGACAGGCGGCTGGGGCCATGGGTGGCCTTGCTCCTTATGCCAATATGAACTCAATGAGCCCCATGTACGGGCAGGCGGGCCTGAGCCGCGCACGGGACCCCAAGACATACCGGCGTAGCTACACCCACGCCAAGCCTCCCTACTCGTACATCTCGCTCATCACCATGGCCATTCAGCAGAGCCCCAACAAGATGCTGACGCTGAGCGAAATCTACCAGTGGATCATGGACCTCTTCCCTTTCTACCGACAGAACCAGCAGCGCTGGCAGAACTCCATCCGACACTCGCTCTCCTTCAACGACTGCTTTCTCAAGGTGCCCCGCTCGCCAGACAAGCCTGGCAAGGGCTCCTTCTGGACCCTGCACCCCGACTCGGGCAACATGTTCGAGAATGGTTGCTACCTGCGCCGCCAGAAGCGCTTCAAGTGTGAGAAGCAGCTGGCACTGAAGGAAGCCGCGGGGGCGGGCGGGGGCGGAGGCAAGAAGACCGCTGCTGGGACTCAGGCCTCGCAGGCTCAGCTCGGGGAGGCCGCGGGCTCGGCCTCTGAGACTCCGGCGGGCACCGAGTCCCCCCATTCAAGCTCTTCCCCTTGTCAGGAGCACAAACGAGGAGGCCTGGGAGAGCTGAAGGGGACACCCGCCTCCGCGCTGAGTCCCCCGGAGCCAGCGCCCTCgccagggcagcagcagcaggctgcaGCCCACCTGCTGGGCCCACCTCACCACCCAGGCCTACCACCCGAGGCCCACCTGAAGCCGGAGCACCATTACGCCTTCAACCACCCCTTCTCTATCAACAACCTCATGTCCTCTGAGCAACAacaccaccacagccaccaccaccatcagcccCACAAAATGGACCTCAAGGCCTATGAACAAGTCATGCACTACCCTGGGGGCTATGGCTCCCCCATGCCAGGCAGCTTGGCCATGGGCCCAGTCACGAACAAAGCGGGCCTGGATGCCTCGCCCCTGGCTGCAGACACCTCCTACTACCAAGGAGTGTACTCCAGGCCTATTATGAACTCCTCCTAA
- the Foxa2 gene encoding hepatocyte nuclear factor 3-beta isoform X2, translating to MLGAVKMEGHEPSDWSSYYAEPEGYSSVSNMNAGLGMNGMNTYMSMSAAAMGSGSGNMSAGSMNMSSYVGAGMSPSLAGMSPGAGAMAGMSGSAGAAGVAGMGPHLSPSLSPLGGQAAGAMGGLAPYANMNSMSPMYGQAGLSRARDPKTYRRSYTHAKPPYSYISLITMAIQQSPNKMLTLSEIYQWIMDLFPFYRQNQQRWQNSIRHSLSFNDCFLKVPRSPDKPGKGSFWTLHPDSGNMFENGCYLRRQKRFKCEKQLALKEAAGAGGGGGKKTAAGTQASQAQLGEAAGSASETPAGTESPHSSSSPCQEHKRGGLGELKGTPASALSPPEPAPSPGQQQQAAAHLLGPPHHPGLPPEAHLKPEHHYAFNHPFSINNLMSSEQQHHHSHHHHQPHKMDLKAYEQVMHYPGGYGSPMPGSLAMGPVTNKAGLDASPLAADTSYYQGVYSRPIMNSS from the exons ATGCTGGGAGCCGTGAAGATGGAAGGGCACGAGCCATCCGACTGGAGCAGCTACTATGCAGAGCCGGAG GGCTACTCTTCCGTGAGCAACATGAACGCCGGCCTGGGAATGAACGGCATGAACACTTACATGAGCATGTCCGCGGCCGCTATGGGCAGCGGTTCCGGCAACATGAGCGCGGGCTCCATGAACATGTCATCGTATGTGGGCGCTGGAATGAGCCCATCCCTAGCTGGCATGTCTCCGGGCGCGGGCGCCATGGCGGGCATGAGCGGCTCCGCTGGTGCGGCCGGCGTGGCAGGCATGGGACCGCACCTGAGCCCGAGCCTGAGCCCACTTGGGGGACAGGCGGCTGGGGCCATGGGTGGCCTTGCTCCTTATGCCAATATGAACTCAATGAGCCCCATGTACGGGCAGGCGGGCCTGAGCCGCGCACGGGACCCCAAGACATACCGGCGTAGCTACACCCACGCCAAGCCTCCCTACTCGTACATCTCGCTCATCACCATGGCCATTCAGCAGAGCCCCAACAAGATGCTGACGCTGAGCGAAATCTACCAGTGGATCATGGACCTCTTCCCTTTCTACCGACAGAACCAGCAGCGCTGGCAGAACTCCATCCGACACTCGCTCTCCTTCAACGACTGCTTTCTCAAGGTGCCCCGCTCGCCAGACAAGCCTGGCAAGGGCTCCTTCTGGACCCTGCACCCCGACTCGGGCAACATGTTCGAGAATGGTTGCTACCTGCGCCGCCAGAAGCGCTTCAAGTGTGAGAAGCAGCTGGCACTGAAGGAAGCCGCGGGGGCGGGCGGGGGCGGAGGCAAGAAGACCGCTGCTGGGACTCAGGCCTCGCAGGCTCAGCTCGGGGAGGCCGCGGGCTCGGCCTCTGAGACTCCGGCGGGCACCGAGTCCCCCCATTCAAGCTCTTCCCCTTGTCAGGAGCACAAACGAGGAGGCCTGGGAGAGCTGAAGGGGACACCCGCCTCCGCGCTGAGTCCCCCGGAGCCAGCGCCCTCgccagggcagcagcagcaggctgcaGCCCACCTGCTGGGCCCACCTCACCACCCAGGCCTACCACCCGAGGCCCACCTGAAGCCGGAGCACCATTACGCCTTCAACCACCCCTTCTCTATCAACAACCTCATGTCCTCTGAGCAACAacaccaccacagccaccaccaccatcagcccCACAAAATGGACCTCAAGGCCTATGAACAAGTCATGCACTACCCTGGGGGCTATGGCTCCCCCATGCCAGGCAGCTTGGCCATGGGCCCAGTCACGAACAAAGCGGGCCTGGATGCCTCGCCCCTGGCTGCAGACACCTCCTACTACCAAGGAGTGTACTCCAGGCCTATTATGAACTCCTCCTAA